A genome region from Spirochaetota bacterium includes the following:
- the fliN gene encoding flagellar motor switch protein FliN, whose amino-acid sequence MKMGDQALSQDEIDALLQGSDEIFEDSSAASTFPGTIDSLSGDDLQKLRNLYLDVLDSQSNALTTLFQKDVIISSPVVELINKDSFMDRIPVPFLQINIPFTENIVGENIYIFLENDAIKIGSIMMGQDVAELTEMLISAVAEASSQLVGNTLTTFSNKYKTQIKTGSPSQIVVRNYSDAILPPDESFILISYNIKIDNYNSKFYQILSLNAAKGLVNMSSPSVSFTQPQPKMDRMQPSSSYQATTPSSQQFQTAQFSRLEPVLTPEEKKNISLILDVEMEVTVELGRTKKTIKEILSMGEGTIVELDRLAGEAVDLLVNGKKIAKGEVIVIEENFGLRITEILSKSERLNSLS is encoded by the coding sequence ATGAAAATGGGTGATCAAGCATTATCACAAGATGAAATAGATGCTTTACTTCAAGGCTCTGATGAAATTTTTGAGGATAGTTCCGCTGCTTCTACCTTTCCTGGAACAATTGATTCCCTATCTGGAGATGATCTTCAAAAACTTAGAAATTTATATCTTGATGTTCTCGATTCACAATCAAATGCTTTGACTACTCTTTTCCAAAAAGATGTTATAATAAGTTCACCAGTTGTGGAACTTATTAATAAAGACTCATTTATGGATAGGATTCCAGTTCCATTTTTACAAATAAATATTCCATTTACTGAAAATATAGTGGGGGAAAATATATATATTTTTCTTGAAAATGATGCTATTAAAATTGGTTCCATTATGATGGGGCAAGATGTTGCTGAACTTACTGAAATGCTAATATCCGCAGTTGCAGAAGCTTCATCTCAACTTGTAGGCAATACACTAACAACTTTTTCAAACAAATATAAAACTCAAATAAAAACTGGGTCTCCATCCCAAATTGTTGTTAGAAATTATAGTGATGCTATATTACCTCCTGATGAATCTTTTATTTTAATTTCTTATAATATTAAAATAGATAATTATAATTCAAAATTCTATCAAATTTTATCATTAAATGCTGCTAAAGGTTTAGTAAATATGAGTTCACCCTCTGTTTCTTTTACTCAACCTCAACCTAAAATGGATAGAATGCAACCATCTTCATCTTATCAAGCTACAACTCCATCATCTCAACAATTTCAGACAGCCCAATTTTCAAGACTTGAGCCAGTTTTAACTCCAGAGGAAAAAAAGAATATATCTCTTATACTTGATGTTGAAATGGAAGTAACAGTTGAACTAGGTAGAACTAAAAAAACTATTAAAGAAATTCTATCTATGGGTGAAGGTACTATAGTTGAGCTTGATAGGCTTGCAGGTGAAGCTGTAGATTTATTAGTAAATGGTAAAAAAATTGCAAAAGGTGAAGTAATAGTTATTGAAGAAAACTTTGGATTAAGAATCACTGAAATATTAAGTAAAAGTGAAAGATTAAATTCTTTGAGTTAA
- a CDS encoding cyclic nucleotide-binding domain-containing protein — protein sequence MNNLQLNIVRHKANSYIMIEGDHNSSLFYIIQEGVVKINDTVSKLLGYGEQTLQKGDFFGVVSSMSKFPRIETAFSQTDTLLIAIKNDQFPLLLQKSPNIALKIIKKFSTDLRHYDEYIAKSNIKSSGMVNVNEEDVLFNNGNYYLSKNNYNFAYRIFSNYNLSYPEGKYKKQANEKINLVKPYINPLYTELKLQGLNAIVPENFLIFSEGEIGDKLYIIQKGKIKITKIINNSEILIAVLKDGDIFGEMALLEDKPRTANAITSEKTNLLVVDRKNFNFMVINQPAMATKLIELLSERIWVAYRQIQNTFINDPMGKLWDMLLIQLLKNRVQIIPKGQFQCPFGIKDLIKMVGLSEADLTKYYNELIGTKKIEEINGNLFIKDVSIVEKQAEYYKKILEIQSKIKKN from the coding sequence ATGAATAATCTCCAACTAAATATTGTTAGGCATAAAGCTAATTCTTATATAATGATTGAAGGTGATCATAATTCAAGTTTATTTTATATTATTCAAGAAGGAGTAGTTAAAATAAATGATACCGTTTCTAAACTTCTTGGCTACGGTGAACAAACTCTTCAAAAAGGGGACTTCTTTGGGGTTGTCTCTTCAATGAGCAAATTTCCAAGAATTGAAACTGCTTTTTCTCAAACAGATACTTTGTTGATTGCAATTAAAAATGATCAATTCCCATTATTATTACAAAAATCTCCAAATATAGCATTAAAAATTATTAAAAAGTTTTCAACAGATTTAAGGCATTATGATGAATATATTGCAAAATCAAATATAAAAAGTAGTGGAATGGTTAATGTAAATGAAGAAGATGTATTGTTCAACAATGGCAATTATTATCTTTCAAAAAATAACTATAACTTTGCTTATAGAATTTTTTCAAACTATAATTTAAGTTATCCTGAAGGCAAATATAAAAAGCAAGCTAATGAAAAAATAAATCTAGTAAAACCATATATAAATCCTTTATATACAGAACTTAAACTACAGGGTTTAAATGCTATAGTTCCAGAAAATTTTCTTATTTTCTCAGAAGGGGAAATAGGAGATAAACTATATATAATCCAGAAAGGAAAAATAAAAATTACAAAAATCATTAACAATAGTGAAATATTAATAGCTGTCTTAAAGGATGGGGACATTTTTGGTGAGATGGCTTTACTTGAAGATAAACCAAGAACAGCAAATGCTATAACTTCTGAAAAAACAAATCTCTTAGTTGTTGATAGAAAAAATTTTAATTTTATGGTAATTAATCAACCAGCTATGGCTACAAAACTTATAGAACTTTTATCCGAAAGAATATGGGTTGCTTATAGACAAATACAAAACACATTTATCAATGATCCTATGGGCAAATTATGGGACATGCTATTAATCCAATTGTTAAAAAATAGAGTACAAATTATTCCTAAAGGACAGTTTCAATGCCCATTTGGAATTAAAGATTTAATAAAAATGGTTGGATTATCTGAGGCTGACTTAACAAAATATTATAATGAATTAATTGGAACAAAAAAGATAGAAGAAATAAATGGTAATTTATTTATTAAAGATGTATCTATAGTTGAAAAACAAGCTGAATATTATAAAAAAATCCTAGAAATTCAGAGCAAAATTAAAAAAAATTAA